The sequence TTATGTTGTTCTCTTCATTGCGTGCAGGTACAAGCACGGAAACAAGCGGCGAACCGGTCTCCGGTTTGTGCTTTGGAAGGGAGGGCAGTTCCCTCATGTTCCAGAGCAGAATACCGAGAAAGGCAAGAAGACAGACGGTGATTATGAGTTGATAGATAAGCATCGGATCGAGTAGTGACAAGTGGGCACCTCTCTTTATTTATTCCACGATTCAATTGCACCGTTTATCCCGGTTTTATCGGGACTCCGTTCGCCTTTCGCTTGAACCGCTCGTAACAATGATGAGCTGCCAAGGTGATGAGCAAAGCTTTTAAGATCTGAAACACTCTACAATATAACGTCTTACAATGAGTTGTCATGTCAGCGACGTATCCCTTCAATGAACGAAGTGACCTTGTTTTGACCTCTGTCGATGTATGCAGAGTGATCGCTGGAGATTAAATCACGGCGATACGCAGGACTCCTGCCCCAAAAACCTTGCCTGAACCGAGCAATAGCATAGCATGCCGGAGATGCAAGGTACAGGGAACGCTGCTGTAGTGAACAGTCGCAAGTTTCCTGCAACCAAGCAGATTCGGTATGATCGGCTATTGCTCGGTTCAGGAATTAGTCGATCAGCTTGCTTATATTATACTCGAAAATACCCTCGGCTCCCGCTCTTTTCAGTTCGGGAATAACGGATCGAACAACCTGTTCCTCCACAATAACTTCAAGTGCAACCCAGTTCTCGTCAGCAAGATGAGCGATTGTCGGTTGGCGAAGGGCTGGAATGATACCGATAATGCTATCCAGAGATGCCCTAGGTGCATTCATTTTGAGTCCGACTTTTCCCTGCGCATTAATGGCACCCTGCAGAAGCATGGCCATATTCTCTATTTTTTCACGCTTCCATGGATCGTTCCATGAATCCTTGTTGGCAATGAGCTTTGTATTCGACTCAAGCAGAACATCAACGATCCGAAGTTTGTTGGCACGGAGTGAGCTACCTGTTTCAGTAACCTCGACAATCGCATCTACAAGTTCGGGGGGTTTTACCTCTGTTGCACCCCAGCTGAATTCCACATGGGCGCTGACCCCATGTTTTTCGAGATATTTTTTTGCAATATTGACAACCTCGGTAGCGATATGCTTGCCTTCGAGGTCCTGTACTGACTGGATCGATGAGCTTTCAGGAACAGCAAGAACCCATCGAACGGGCCGCATTGAAGCTTTGGAATAAACCAGATCGGAAACTTCGACAACGTCGGCATCGGTTTCGATGATCCAGTCCTTTCCTGTAAGCCCGACATCAAATGCCCCAAGCTCGACATAGTGTGCCATCTCTTGAGCACGAATAAGTATGGCTTCCAGCTCATCGTCATCTATAGATGGAAAATAAGAACGGCTCTTGACGGAAAAATGAAACCCTGCCTTTGCAAACAAATCCAGCGTCGAGTCCTGTAAACTTCCTTTCGGCAAACCCAGTTTCAAAATCTTTTCAGTTACACTCATTG is a genomic window of Prosthecochloris marina containing:
- the hisG gene encoding ATP phosphoribosyltransferase, producing MSVTEKILKLGLPKGSLQDSTLDLFAKAGFHFSVKSRSYFPSIDDDELEAILIRAQEMAHYVELGAFDVGLTGKDWIIETDADVVEVSDLVYSKASMRPVRWVLAVPESSSIQSVQDLEGKHIATEVVNIAKKYLEKHGVSAHVEFSWGATEVKPPELVDAIVEVTETGSSLRANKLRIVDVLLESNTKLIANKDSWNDPWKREKIENMAMLLQGAINAQGKVGLKMNAPRASLDSIIGIIPALRQPTIAHLADENWVALEVIVEEQVVRSVIPELKRAGAEGIFEYNISKLID